In Zingiber officinale cultivar Zhangliang chromosome 6A, Zo_v1.1, whole genome shotgun sequence, a single genomic region encodes these proteins:
- the LOC121996887 gene encoding auxin response factor 17-like isoform X2 — protein sequence MSLKIESELELHEARVMGIDGSSHIVIVSRKSPGIEREHVLDKVGWDESTSGERQPRVSLWEIEPLTTFPMYPSSFPLRLKRPWPSDLPSLHGGRDDLMWLRDGDRAIQSLNFQGFCNQTFTECYFKSWKYEWLKGKRTLGKI from the exons ATGTCTCTTAAAATAGAG AGTGAGCTAGAGCTACATGAAGCACGGGTAATGGGAATAGATGGATCCAGTCACATTGTAATAGTCTCAAGAAAGTCCCCTGGAATTGAACGAGAGCATGTCCTTGACAAG GTTGGCTGGGATGAGTCAACTTCTGGAGAGAGGCAGCCAAGAGTCTCTCTTTGGGAGATTGAGCCTTTAACAACGTTTCCAATGTATCCATCTTCCTTTCCACTTAGGCTCAAGCGCCCTTGGCCTTCTGACTTGCCCTCACTACATG GTGGGAGAGATGATCTTATGTGGCTTCGAGATGGAGACAGAGCAATCCAGTCTTTGAATTTCCAGGGATTCTGTAATCAGACGTTTACCGAGTGCTATTTCAAAAGCTGGAAATATGAGTGGCTGAAGGGGAAGAGAACACTagggaagatttag
- the LOC121996887 gene encoding uncharacterized protein LOC121996887 isoform X1, which translates to MSLKIERNVLLKEINKQKSELELHEARVMGIDGSSHIVIVSRKSPGIEREHVLDKVGWDESTSGERQPRVSLWEIEPLTTFPMYPSSFPLRLKRPWPSDLPSLHGGRDDLMWLRDGDRAIQSLNFQGFCNQTFTECYFKSWKYEWLKGKRTLGKI; encoded by the exons ATGTCTCTTAAAATAGAG AGAAATGTATTGCTCAAGGAGATTAATAAGCAAAAG AGTGAGCTAGAGCTACATGAAGCACGGGTAATGGGAATAGATGGATCCAGTCACATTGTAATAGTCTCAAGAAAGTCCCCTGGAATTGAACGAGAGCATGTCCTTGACAAG GTTGGCTGGGATGAGTCAACTTCTGGAGAGAGGCAGCCAAGAGTCTCTCTTTGGGAGATTGAGCCTTTAACAACGTTTCCAATGTATCCATCTTCCTTTCCACTTAGGCTCAAGCGCCCTTGGCCTTCTGACTTGCCCTCACTACATG GTGGGAGAGATGATCTTATGTGGCTTCGAGATGGAGACAGAGCAATCCAGTCTTTGAATTTCCAGGGATTCTGTAATCAGACGTTTACCGAGTGCTATTTCAAAAGCTGGAAATATGAGTGGCTGAAGGGGAAGAGAACACTagggaagatttag